CACCAGCTGGTGGCCGTTTTCGACGGAAGGTACCGGCAGTCACTGGCATTACATCAGCATCGGTTTCGCCATGGCCTTCGCCGCCGCCATTTGCGGCCTGGCCCAGGGGCGGGCCGTCTCGGCAGCCTGCGAAAGCCTCGCCAGAAATCCCGGAGCCGCAGCTTCCATCCGATTTGCCCTGTTGCTGGGGCTGGTGCTCATCGAATCGCTGGTCCTCTACACGCTGCTGATTGCCTTCATGCTTTACTTCAAGCTACCGGCAATTCCCCCAACTCCCTTCTAGTTCTCGCGGTAATTCTGCAGCCGCCTGCCGAGACTCCGGCAGGCGGCTTTTTTTTTGGAGTTTTCCGTTATCGCGTCCTCTGCCGACCCGCAGGACAATAGGTGGAGTGACGCCCGCGCTGACGGGATGCCGTCATCCCGCGACAATACTCCTCCAATGAGGGGAGTCAGCAGGACAAGGGCGGAGCCCGCGGTCGAGCCGGTGGGGGTAATCGGAAGGTTACTGCTGAGGCGCCGTCAGGGTTTCGGCCAGCTTGTCGAAGAAGCGCTTGATCATCATCTTGGAGGTGGTGTCGAGCAGGCGCTGTCCCACGGCCGAGATGGTGCCTCCCACTCGGACCTCTCCCTCGTAGCCAACGGACGTTCCACCGTCTTCGGGGGTCAACTGCAGCAGGCCGTCTCCCTTCAGGAAACCGATCCTGCCCGATCCTTCAACCAGGAGGCGAAAGCTGTGGGGGAAGTTGCGGTCGGCAATGCGGACCTTGCCGTCGAAAAGGCCGGAGATGC
Above is a window of Acidobacteriota bacterium DNA encoding:
- a CDS encoding ATP synthase F0 subunit C, whose translation is MKRFYLAVFIGIVVLLTASPVFAQTDDTSWWPFSTEGTGSHWHYISIGFAMAFAAAICGLAQGRAVSAACESLARNPGAAASIRFALLLGLVLIESLVLYTLLIAFMLYFKLPAIPPTPF
- a CDS encoding carbon monoxide dehydrogenase subunit G; protein product: MKISGSRFLALDQEQCYRALQDPSVLERCMPGCRSLVQVAEDTYAMKMKMALASISGLFDGKVRIADRNFPHSFRLLVEGSGRIGFLKGDGLLQLTPEDGGTSVGYEGEVRVGGTISAVGQRLLDTTSKMMIKRFFDKLAETLTAPQQ